One genomic region from Pelagicoccus sp. SDUM812003 encodes:
- a CDS encoding RidA family protein, whose amino-acid sequence MKILPNHKLRYVLGILGTAVACYGGLHVIGHQTNDRIHSYETDELPYADAVEVAPGSEYFFTWGVTASPRMKEIAKNSVENRYGDTYQQSYAVLTQLTQDLAEVGLTLRDVANVRAYIVADPEADFDGWNRAFSEFFGTLTNPHKPARTTVGIARLFHSDYRVEVEFTCVFPDGRGPNVAGSRQHERYTRLSRTETSDRWKSYGRPAWPMSTGKATEGSTGLFFSSSVRPQSMIPNAPPGFHMYGNITQQSDSLFKQMSEQLKLAGLGFEDVFFMRACVYPGKDSIGKSFAAFNSEYSKYFNNSQNPNRPTRTVMSTPGYNYRNQNISIEYYAAYPEIDATTFESATASFGSSPSVMDNQPIASAGKAVSPDASILFLAGSISSVEGSMKEQVASAMDSLSSRLDRAGASLEDVFQLRAYITTSDSKSLDKRIQTWETMFKQYFKTDHAPALTTLPVESIVGGGLIEIEASAAIMR is encoded by the coding sequence ATGAAGATACTTCCAAATCACAAGCTCAGATACGTTCTCGGCATCCTTGGTACGGCAGTGGCTTGCTACGGCGGCCTGCACGTCATCGGCCACCAGACCAATGATCGTATCCACTCCTACGAGACAGACGAGCTACCGTACGCCGACGCGGTGGAGGTCGCTCCGGGGTCAGAGTACTTCTTCACCTGGGGCGTCACTGCGAGTCCTCGGATGAAGGAGATCGCAAAGAATAGCGTCGAAAACCGGTATGGCGACACCTACCAGCAATCCTACGCCGTGCTCACGCAACTGACGCAGGACCTGGCGGAGGTCGGTTTGACGCTCCGCGACGTGGCCAATGTGCGCGCGTACATCGTGGCGGACCCGGAAGCGGATTTCGATGGCTGGAACCGGGCGTTCTCCGAGTTCTTCGGCACCCTCACCAACCCGCACAAGCCCGCTCGCACCACGGTTGGCATCGCTCGTCTTTTCCATTCCGACTATCGCGTGGAAGTGGAGTTCACTTGCGTCTTTCCAGATGGACGCGGCCCCAACGTGGCGGGATCTCGTCAGCACGAACGCTACACGCGCCTTAGCCGCACCGAGACCAGCGATCGCTGGAAATCCTACGGCCGTCCCGCTTGGCCAATGAGCACGGGAAAGGCGACCGAGGGCTCCACCGGGCTTTTCTTCTCTTCTTCGGTGCGTCCCCAGTCCATGATCCCGAACGCTCCTCCCGGATTCCATATGTACGGAAACATCACCCAGCAGTCCGATTCCCTGTTCAAGCAAATGTCGGAACAGCTGAAGCTAGCAGGGCTCGGCTTCGAAGACGTCTTTTTCATGAGAGCCTGCGTGTATCCAGGAAAGGACTCCATAGGAAAGAGTTTCGCTGCCTTCAATTCCGAGTACTCCAAGTACTTCAACAACAGCCAAAACCCAAACCGGCCCACGCGTACCGTGATGTCCACCCCTGGCTACAACTATCGAAACCAGAACATTTCCATTGAATACTATGCTGCGTATCCAGAAATTGATGCCACCACCTTTGAGTCAGCAACCGCTTCCTTCGGCAGCTCGCCTTCCGTGATGGACAATCAGCCGATCGCATCGGCGGGAAAAGCCGTCTCCCCCGACGCTTCCATTCTTTTTCTGGCAGGCAGCATATCTTCCGTGGAAGGGAGCATGAAGGAGCAAGTGGCGTCCGCCATGGATTCGCTGTCATCCCGTCTGGACAGGGCTGGAGCGAGCCTGGAGGACGTTTTTCAGCTTCGTGCCTACATAACCACCTCCGATTCGAAATCCTTGGATAAGCGTATCCAAACATGGGAGACAATGTTCAAGCAATACTTCAAGACCGACCACGCCCCTGCCTTGACCACCCTGCCCGTGGAGTCGATCGTCGGAGGCGGTCTCATCGAAATCGAAGCGAGCGCCGCCATCATGCGCTAG
- the dut gene encoding dUTP diphosphatase, producing the protein MSTVNLLVKPINDAARSRYANHGHFHEGDAGLDLYTLESMRVEPGETAMIKFGISCEPASGRAYFLIPRSSISKTPLRMSNSIGLIDGGYRGEIMAAVDNIKSEAFVVEAGTRLFQLVFPDCGPISYQLADELSETSRGSGGFGSTGK; encoded by the coding sequence ATGAGCACTGTGAATCTCCTGGTCAAGCCCATAAACGATGCCGCCCGGTCGCGCTATGCGAACCACGGCCACTTTCACGAAGGTGACGCGGGACTGGACCTCTACACGCTTGAGAGCATGCGAGTGGAGCCTGGCGAAACGGCCATGATCAAGTTCGGCATTTCCTGCGAACCCGCCTCCGGCAGGGCCTATTTTCTGATCCCCCGATCTTCCATTTCCAAGACTCCGCTGCGCATGTCCAATTCCATCGGCCTCATCGACGGAGGATATCGCGGGGAAATCATGGCTGCGGTGGACAACATCAAGTCGGAGGCCTTCGTGGTGGAAGCCGGTACCCGTCTGTTTCAGCTGGTCTTCCCCGATTGCGGACCCATCAGCTACCAGCTAGCGGACGAGCTGAGCGAGACCTCCCGAGGCAGCGGTGGTTTCGGAAGCACTGGGAAATAG
- the ggt gene encoding gamma-glutamyltransferase, translated as MSNYSRLIQIGAAATALCSLSIAAPEPPIYNSEATRHPETGLQGMVSSREKRASEAALEVLKNGGNAVDAAVTLAFAMAVTTPQAGNIGGGGFMMIHSADTNATVALDYREKAPLAATRDMYLGPDGEVDKELSRYSHLSAGVPGTVAGLSAALEKYGTISLAEAIQPAIKLARNGFPVNEDLYQSLKTGKERVEKHAPHALAYFYDDEGVPFPPGHLISIPELADTLELIAKEGPDAFYKGAIADLIVSDMEKHGGIITHEDLARYEPVFRNPVRGTYKGYEIVSMPPPSSGGAHIVQILNILEPLDLHSKGHNSAASIHLMAEAMKYAYADRSKHLGDSDFNPVPLEWITSKSYADTIREKMNLNRATPSVDILPGEPIHEGLDTTHFSVMDRYGNAVSNTYTINFTFGSKIMPPGTGFFLNNEMDDFSSKPGVPNAYGLIGGEFNAIEAEKRMLSSMSPTIVLKDGTPVLLTGSRGGSQIISVSLQVILNVIEHQMNIAEAVAAPRIHHQWLPDTLGVEKGVSPDTIALLEQMGYEVRQGRAMGTANSVTFEDGIFYGGSDPRRPDSTAIGY; from the coding sequence ATGTCTAACTATTCACGCCTTATTCAAATCGGGGCGGCGGCTACCGCATTGTGCTCGCTTTCCATCGCCGCGCCGGAACCTCCCATCTACAACAGCGAAGCGACGCGGCACCCGGAAACCGGATTGCAGGGCATGGTTTCCTCCCGCGAGAAACGAGCCAGCGAAGCAGCGCTCGAAGTTCTGAAAAACGGCGGCAATGCCGTGGACGCCGCCGTCACGCTTGCGTTCGCCATGGCGGTCACCACCCCTCAAGCGGGAAACATCGGCGGAGGGGGGTTCATGATGATCCATTCCGCGGATACAAACGCCACCGTTGCGCTGGACTATCGCGAGAAGGCTCCGCTCGCCGCGACACGCGACATGTACCTCGGCCCCGACGGGGAGGTGGACAAAGAGCTATCCCGCTACAGTCATCTTTCAGCCGGAGTGCCAGGCACGGTGGCCGGACTCTCCGCGGCCTTGGAAAAATACGGTACGATTTCTCTGGCCGAAGCAATCCAGCCAGCGATCAAACTCGCTCGGAATGGCTTTCCGGTGAACGAGGATCTCTACCAATCGCTTAAAACAGGGAAGGAACGCGTGGAAAAGCACGCCCCGCACGCTCTCGCCTACTTCTACGACGACGAAGGCGTCCCTTTCCCACCCGGCCACCTGATTTCGATTCCCGAACTGGCGGATACGCTGGAGCTGATCGCGAAAGAAGGACCCGACGCCTTCTACAAGGGAGCGATCGCGGACCTGATCGTTTCCGATATGGAAAAGCATGGCGGAATCATCACCCATGAGGATCTCGCCCGCTATGAACCCGTATTCAGAAATCCGGTACGCGGCACCTACAAAGGCTACGAAATCGTATCCATGCCTCCGCCCAGCTCGGGCGGCGCCCATATCGTACAGATTCTGAATATTCTGGAGCCCCTCGACCTGCATAGCAAAGGCCACAACAGCGCCGCCTCCATCCATTTGATGGCGGAAGCCATGAAATACGCCTACGCTGACCGATCCAAGCACCTTGGCGACAGCGATTTCAACCCGGTCCCGCTGGAGTGGATCACCTCAAAATCCTACGCCGACACCATTCGCGAAAAGATGAACCTCAACAGGGCCACACCAAGCGTGGACATACTCCCCGGCGAGCCGATTCATGAAGGGTTGGATACGACCCACTTCAGCGTGATGGATCGATATGGAAACGCGGTTTCGAACACCTATACGATCAACTTCACCTTCGGTTCGAAAATCATGCCGCCCGGTACTGGGTTCTTTCTCAACAACGAGATGGATGACTTCTCGTCCAAGCCCGGCGTTCCGAATGCCTACGGGCTGATCGGGGGCGAGTTCAACGCGATCGAAGCTGAAAAGCGCATGCTAAGTTCCATGTCGCCGACCATCGTGCTGAAAGACGGGACGCCGGTCCTGTTGACAGGTAGTCGGGGAGGCAGCCAGATCATCTCCGTTTCGCTTCAAGTGATCCTCAACGTGATCGAACACCAGATGAACATCGCTGAAGCCGTCGCCGCTCCTCGGATACACCACCAGTGGCTTCCCGATACGCTCGGGGTCGAGAAAGGAGTCAGCCCGGACACCATCGCCCTCCTCGAACAGATGGGCTACGAGGTTCGACAAGGCCGAGCCATGGGCACGGCAAACTCCGTGACCTTTGAAGATGGGATCTTCTACGGGGGCTCCGATCCCAGGCGTCCGGACTCCACCGCGATCGGATACTAG
- a CDS encoding membrane dipeptidase — translation MHPLLRYTFTVFAATSIATATFADKSERTPRDDWSEAQLLELAKEVHDSCLTIDTHMDVPIVLKRPGFDISDEHSWHDHASQVDFPRMEAGGMDGGFFVIYVGQGELTHEGRANAIASGFEIARLIHDTVEQHSALAAIATSSEEAYAIREEGKRVVFIGIENGYTIGRNIDLLRDYHQLGARYFGITHSRNNDLADSSTDPDGNLHMGLSDLGRAAVEECNRLGIMVDISHASDKTAWDILELSETPIIASHSACYACWPHPRNLNDALLKEIAARDGVVQMNMFSAYMMEVPENEQRSEAMKAWFEKYRSGKELTEEEQVASVEEYVAIQQEFPKPLSTVSAVVDHIDHMVEVMGIEHVGISGDFDGGGGVEGSMDIGQMMPITVEMLRRGYTEDELELFWGANVMRVLDACQDYAEALAAEEAKQET, via the coding sequence ATGCATCCACTTCTTAGATACACATTCACCGTATTTGCCGCGACAAGCATTGCGACCGCAACCTTCGCCGACAAATCCGAGAGGACGCCAAGAGACGACTGGAGCGAAGCCCAGTTGCTCGAGCTCGCAAAGGAAGTCCACGACTCCTGCCTGACCATCGACACGCATATGGACGTGCCAATCGTGCTCAAGCGACCGGGCTTCGACATTTCGGACGAGCACAGTTGGCACGACCATGCCAGCCAAGTGGACTTTCCTCGCATGGAAGCGGGGGGAATGGATGGCGGTTTTTTCGTCATCTACGTCGGACAAGGCGAGCTCACCCACGAAGGCCGAGCCAACGCCATCGCGTCGGGATTCGAGATCGCCCGGCTCATCCACGACACAGTCGAGCAGCACAGCGCATTGGCGGCGATCGCGACCAGCTCGGAAGAGGCCTACGCCATTCGCGAAGAAGGAAAGCGCGTGGTATTCATCGGTATTGAAAATGGCTATACGATCGGTCGAAACATCGACTTGCTAAGGGACTACCACCAGCTGGGAGCTCGCTACTTCGGCATAACGCATTCGAGAAACAACGATCTCGCGGACTCCTCCACCGATCCCGACGGAAATCTGCACATGGGGCTCTCCGACCTTGGTCGAGCGGCCGTGGAGGAGTGCAATCGACTCGGCATCATGGTGGACATCTCCCACGCCTCGGACAAGACAGCTTGGGACATCCTTGAGCTCTCGGAAACGCCGATTATCGCCTCCCACAGCGCTTGCTACGCCTGCTGGCCGCATCCGCGAAATCTGAACGACGCGCTGCTCAAGGAAATCGCCGCCCGCGATGGCGTAGTGCAAATGAACATGTTTAGCGCCTACATGATGGAAGTTCCCGAAAACGAGCAACGCAGCGAGGCAATGAAAGCTTGGTTCGAGAAGTACCGTAGTGGAAAAGAGCTTACAGAGGAGGAACAAGTCGCATCGGTGGAGGAATACGTAGCCATCCAGCAGGAGTTTCCCAAACCGCTCAGCACCGTTTCCGCAGTCGTTGATCACATCGACCACATGGTGGAGGTGATGGGCATCGAGCACGTCGGGATCAGCGGCGACTTCGATGGCGGCGGCGGCGTGGAAGGCTCCATGGACATTGGACAAATGATGCCCATCACCGTAGAAATGCTTCGTCGCGGCTACACCGAAGATGAACTCGAGCTCTTCTGGGGCGCCAATGTGATGCGGGTCCTAGACGCTTGTCAGGACTACGCCGAAGCGCTGGCGGCCGAAGAGGCGAAGCAGGAGACCTAG
- a CDS encoding aldehyde dehydrogenase family protein, whose amino-acid sequence MAKSLLSTMTIGGRSLPGDERFEVIDPATGEAFANAPICHRSDLEEAIGSAQKAFKHWATSENLRRNALLSCAERIGEIEEQLAMTITREQGKPLAEARSEVRYAQSVLEEYAKMPLPGSVLGQNERSRTVLIHKPFGVVGLITPWNFPIGTAVVKLAPALLAGNCVILKPSPYAPLSPLLLGKALRKTLPAGVLNTVSGGDELGSLISRHPAIRKLSVTGSVSTGQCVLKDSAEELKSVTLELGGNDPAILLPDAPVGSIASSLLDAAWRNAGQVCSAIKRVYVHETKQRELIQALCKEAIRFKVGNGLDASTRIGPLTTHDQQRKAQHLSSLVESSCGTLLCEKLPPLDGGYFFPPSIATGLPQDHPLVQEEQFSPILPIVAYQTLDQAIEWSNETNFGLSASIWTSNPKLGYDIATQLECGRVGINGHRRADISAPFGGVKHSGLGRELGEWGLLGMCESQVINVFS is encoded by the coding sequence ATGGCAAAATCGCTTCTGAGCACGATGACCATAGGGGGACGCTCGCTTCCTGGAGATGAGCGCTTTGAAGTGATCGATCCAGCGACGGGGGAAGCCTTCGCCAACGCTCCCATCTGCCACCGCAGCGATCTAGAGGAAGCCATCGGCTCCGCCCAAAAAGCGTTCAAGCACTGGGCCACCTCGGAAAACCTGCGGCGCAACGCGCTGCTGTCCTGCGCGGAGCGCATCGGCGAAATAGAGGAGCAGCTCGCCATGACCATCACGCGCGAGCAGGGCAAGCCACTGGCCGAGGCTCGCAGCGAGGTCCGCTACGCCCAAAGCGTCCTGGAGGAGTACGCCAAGATGCCGCTTCCCGGTTCGGTGCTCGGCCAGAACGAACGCTCACGCACGGTGCTCATCCACAAGCCTTTTGGCGTAGTGGGGCTGATCACGCCCTGGAACTTTCCGATCGGAACCGCGGTGGTGAAGCTGGCCCCGGCCTTGCTCGCCGGAAACTGCGTGATACTCAAGCCGTCTCCCTACGCTCCGCTTTCCCCTCTGCTGCTTGGCAAGGCGCTGCGCAAGACGCTCCCCGCTGGCGTGCTCAACACCGTGTCAGGTGGCGACGAACTGGGATCCCTTATCTCCCGCCACCCTGCGATTCGAAAACTCTCCGTCACCGGCTCCGTATCAACCGGGCAATGCGTGCTGAAAGATTCCGCCGAGGAGCTCAAGTCCGTGACCTTGGAACTCGGAGGCAACGACCCCGCGATCCTGCTTCCGGACGCGCCTGTGGGATCCATCGCGTCCTCGCTGCTCGACGCGGCGTGGAGAAACGCCGGCCAGGTCTGCAGCGCCATCAAACGCGTCTACGTGCACGAGACGAAACAGAGAGAGCTTATACAGGCTCTCTGCAAGGAGGCCATTCGATTCAAGGTGGGAAACGGACTGGATGCGTCCACGCGTATTGGTCCTCTCACTACGCATGACCAGCAGAGAAAGGCTCAGCACCTGTCGTCCCTAGTGGAGTCCTCCTGCGGAACCCTGCTTTGCGAAAAGCTTCCTCCACTCGACGGTGGCTACTTCTTCCCGCCATCCATCGCCACCGGCCTGCCTCAAGACCACCCCCTGGTTCAGGAAGAGCAGTTCTCGCCCATCCTGCCGATCGTAGCCTACCAGACGCTCGATCAAGCCATCGAATGGTCGAACGAGACAAATTTCGGCCTATCCGCTTCCATCTGGACCTCGAACCCAAAACTTGGATACGACATCGCCACCCAACTTGAATGTGGACGAGTGGGCATCAACGGACACAGGCGAGCGGACATCTCCGCGCCCTTCGGTGGAGTGAAGCATTCTGGACTGGGGCGCGAGCTTGGGGAGTGGGGCCTGCTTGGCATGTGCGAGTCGCAGGTCATCAACGTGTTTTCCTGA
- a CDS encoding metallophosphoesterase produces the protein MNPSGSSSLVIPDIHQNILWTESILQAEADSVDRIIFLGDYFDPKLPCAATAEETAIYISSLKDRFQENRFTFLVGNHDLPYLYDIQQHALGKPVWKNPYSCNAYDPDNTRGISQALSKRFLESLEPLTLAHGWLISHAGVHEYHLESYEGSPEESFARYRDELRSKLKSLPSDRDVALAGVGPARGGIDAFGGVTWLDWHGEFEDTLPWPQIVGHTILEKPDRNERSWNLDTRAGHYGILSDSDLKVKPFAKELS, from the coding sequence ATGAATCCCTCTGGTTCGAGCAGCTTAGTCATTCCGGACATCCACCAGAATATCCTGTGGACTGAATCCATCCTACAGGCGGAGGCGGACTCGGTCGATCGCATCATCTTCCTAGGCGACTATTTCGACCCGAAACTCCCCTGCGCCGCGACGGCGGAGGAAACGGCGATCTACATCTCCTCGCTCAAGGACAGGTTCCAGGAAAACCGCTTCACCTTCCTCGTTGGAAATCACGATCTTCCCTACCTTTACGATATCCAGCAACACGCCCTAGGAAAACCGGTCTGGAAGAATCCGTATTCCTGCAACGCATACGATCCGGACAATACCAGGGGGATCAGCCAGGCCCTTTCCAAACGTTTTCTGGAATCGCTAGAACCGCTCACCCTCGCTCACGGCTGGCTCATCTCCCATGCCGGCGTGCACGAATACCACCTGGAAAGCTACGAAGGAAGCCCGGAAGAAAGCTTCGCCAGATACCGCGACGAGCTCCGCTCGAAGCTGAAAAGCCTTCCTTCCGATCGCGACGTGGCCCTGGCCGGAGTCGGACCGGCCCGTGGGGGGATCGACGCGTTTGGCGGAGTGACCTGGCTGGATTGGCACGGCGAATTCGAAGACACGCTACCTTGGCCTCAGATCGTAGGGCATACCATCCTGGAGAAACCGGACAGGAACGAGCGTAGCTGGAATCTCGATACACGAGCGGGTCACTACGGAATCCTCAGCGATTCGGATCTGAAAGTGAAGCCCTTCGCGAAGGAGCTCAGCTAG